A genome region from Ralstonia solanacearum K60 includes the following:
- a CDS encoding DUF2059 domain-containing protein, producing MHKSLKHLIVVAGFAPLLAFAQAAGADADKTAAIKELLTVMNVDQAIRGQGEALENGAKQDAPLVLEQALVENKTLNDKQKQAAVSRLKANGAVQRMTENAGKAFETDGFRKDALQAHYDSLAKYYSAQEIKDLTTFLKTPSGQKFMANQGKAMQEVWGSVMQKYGPQVGKAMRDMADKEIAGAAGASK from the coding sequence ATGCACAAGAGTCTCAAACATCTGATCGTGGTGGCCGGTTTCGCCCCGCTGCTCGCCTTCGCGCAAGCCGCTGGCGCCGACGCCGACAAGACGGCAGCCATCAAGGAACTGCTGACGGTCATGAACGTCGACCAAGCGATCCGCGGTCAGGGTGAGGCACTGGAAAACGGCGCCAAGCAGGACGCTCCGCTGGTGCTGGAGCAGGCACTGGTCGAGAACAAGACCCTCAACGACAAGCAGAAGCAGGCTGCCGTCTCCAGGCTGAAGGCGAACGGCGCCGTGCAGCGCATGACCGAAAATGCGGGCAAGGCTTTCGAAACCGATGGTTTCCGCAAGGACGCTCTGCAAGCCCACTACGACTCCCTCGCCAAGTACTACTCGGCGCAGGAAATCAAGGACCTGACCACGTTCCTGAAGACCCCGAGCGGCCAGAAGTTCATGGCCAACCAGGGCAAGGCCATGCAGGAAGTGTGGGGCTCCGTGATGCAGAAGTACGGCCCGCAGGTCGGCAAGGCGATGCGCGATATGGCTGACAAGGAAATCGCAGGCGCGGCTGGAGCCTCGAAGTAA
- the ubiG gene encoding bifunctional 2-polyprenyl-6-hydroxyphenol methylase/3-demethylubiquinol 3-O-methyltransferase UbiG produces the protein MTTTYANADPGELEKFSELAHRWWDPNSEFKPLHEINPLRLDWIQSVVPLAGKRVVDVGCGGGILSESMARAGADVKGIDLSRKALRVADLHGLEAGVAVDYEEIAAEALAAREPGSFDIVTCMEMLEHVPDPASVVRACAALVKPGGHVFFSTIHRNAKAYLLAVIGAEYVLNMLPRGTHDYAKFIRPSELAGFARTAGLEPAQLRGLEYNPITGRYALTHDTSVNYLMATRRPGTAP, from the coding sequence ATGACCACGACTTACGCGAACGCCGATCCCGGCGAACTCGAAAAATTCAGCGAACTCGCCCACCGTTGGTGGGATCCGAACAGCGAGTTCAAGCCGCTGCATGAAATCAATCCGCTGCGCCTCGACTGGATCCAGTCCGTGGTGCCACTGGCGGGCAAGCGCGTCGTCGATGTCGGCTGCGGCGGCGGCATCCTCTCCGAAAGCATGGCGCGCGCCGGTGCCGACGTCAAAGGCATCGATCTGTCGCGCAAGGCATTGCGCGTGGCCGACCTTCACGGCCTGGAAGCCGGCGTGGCGGTGGATTACGAGGAAATCGCCGCGGAAGCCCTCGCGGCACGCGAGCCAGGCAGCTTCGACATCGTGACTTGCATGGAGATGCTGGAACATGTGCCCGATCCCGCCTCGGTTGTGCGAGCTTGCGCGGCCCTGGTCAAGCCCGGCGGCCATGTCTTCTTCTCCACCATCCACCGCAATGCCAAGGCATACCTGCTGGCCGTGATCGGTGCCGAGTACGTGCTCAACATGCTGCCGCGCGGCACGCACGACTATGCCAAATTCATCCGCCCGTCCGAGCTGGCCGGATTTGCCCGCACAGCAGGCCTGGAGCCTGCGCAACTGCGTGGCCTCGAATACAACCCGATCACGGGCCGCTACGCACTGACGCACGACACCAGCGTCAACTACCTGATGGCGACCCGCCGGCCGGGCACTGCACCGTGA
- the gyrA gene encoding DNA gyrase subunit A encodes MDQFAKETLPVSLEEEMRSSYLAYAMSVIVGRALPDVRDGLKPVHRRVLYAMHELNNDWNRPYKKSARIVGDVIGKYHPHGDSAVYDTIVRMAQDFSLRYMLVDGQGNFGSVDGDNAAAMRYTEIRLSKIAHELLADIDKETVDFEPNYDGSETEPSILPARIPNLLINGSSGIAVGMATNIPPHNLREVVDGCLHLLRNPEATVDELIELIPAPDFPTAGIIYGISGVREGYRTGRGRVVMRAKTHFEDIDRGQRQAIIVDELPYQVNKRTLLERIAELVTEKRVEGISDIRDESDKSGMRVVIELKRGEVPEVVLNNLYKNTQLQDTFGMNMVALVDGQPRLLNLRQMLECFLLHRREVVTRRTVFDLRKARERGHILEGLAVALANIDEFIAIIKAAPTPPIAKQELMGRSWDSGLVRDMLSRAESDTVGGRTAYRPEGLLPVFGMQGDGLYKLSDTQAQEILQMRLQRLTGLEQDKIVQEYREVMAQIADLLDILARPERITAIIVEELTLIRSEFGDERRSQIEHNATELDTEDLITPQDLVVTLSHSGYMKSQPISEYRAQKRGGRGKQAAATKEDDWIDTLFVANTHDYILCFSNRGRLYWLKVWEVPQGSRNSRGRPIVNMFPLSPGEKINVILPVKQFDEQHFVFMATSKGTVKKTALTEFSNPRKAGIIAVDLDEGDFLIGADITDGQHDVMLFSDAGKAVRFDENDVRPMGRQARGVRGMNLEDGQQVIAMLVAPAETAGEGEQAVAGSVLAATENGYGKRTPISEYTRHGRGTKGMIAIQTSERNGKVVAAALVAPEDEIMLITTGGVLIRTRVDEIREMGRATQGVTLIAVGEGNKLSGLQRVVESDAEGEDAADGATESDGEAPSADATET; translated from the coding sequence ATGGATCAATTCGCCAAAGAGACACTCCCGGTATCGCTCGAAGAAGAAATGCGCAGTTCATATCTCGCTTACGCCATGAGCGTAATCGTGGGCCGCGCGCTTCCGGACGTGCGGGACGGTCTCAAGCCGGTGCATCGCCGCGTGCTGTATGCGATGCATGAGCTGAACAACGACTGGAATCGTCCCTATAAGAAATCGGCACGTATTGTCGGTGACGTGATCGGTAAGTATCACCCGCACGGTGATTCCGCGGTCTATGACACCATCGTGCGGATGGCGCAGGATTTCTCGCTGCGTTACATGCTCGTCGATGGCCAGGGCAACTTCGGCTCGGTCGACGGCGACAACGCGGCGGCGATGCGTTACACGGAAATCCGCCTCTCGAAGATCGCCCACGAACTGCTGGCCGATATCGACAAGGAAACCGTCGATTTCGAGCCGAACTACGACGGCAGCGAGACCGAGCCGTCCATCCTGCCGGCACGTATTCCGAACCTGCTGATCAACGGCTCGTCCGGGATCGCGGTCGGCATGGCGACCAACATCCCGCCGCACAACCTCAGGGAGGTGGTGGACGGCTGCCTGCACCTGCTGCGCAACCCGGAAGCGACGGTCGACGAACTGATCGAGCTGATTCCGGCGCCTGATTTCCCGACCGCCGGCATCATCTACGGCATTTCGGGCGTGCGCGAGGGCTATCGCACCGGCCGTGGCCGCGTGGTGATGCGGGCCAAAACGCACTTTGAGGACATCGATCGCGGCCAGCGCCAGGCGATCATCGTCGACGAGCTGCCTTATCAAGTTAATAAGCGCACGCTGCTCGAGCGGATCGCCGAACTGGTGACCGAAAAACGCGTCGAGGGCATTTCCGATATCCGCGACGAATCCGATAAATCGGGCATGCGCGTGGTGATCGAGCTCAAGCGCGGCGAAGTGCCGGAGGTGGTGCTCAACAACCTCTATAAGAATACGCAGTTGCAGGACACGTTTGGCATGAACATGGTGGCGCTGGTCGATGGCCAGCCGCGCCTGCTGAACCTGCGCCAGATGCTGGAGTGTTTCCTGCTGCACCGCCGCGAGGTGGTGACGCGGCGCACGGTGTTCGATCTGCGCAAGGCGCGCGAGCGGGGCCACATCCTCGAAGGTCTGGCTGTGGCGCTGGCCAATATCGACGAGTTCATCGCCATCATCAAGGCCGCGCCGACGCCCCCGATCGCCAAGCAGGAGTTGATGGGCCGCAGTTGGGATTCGGGCCTGGTGCGCGACATGCTGTCGCGTGCCGAAAGCGACACCGTCGGCGGCCGTACCGCCTATCGGCCGGAAGGGCTGCTACCCGTTTTCGGCATGCAGGGGGATGGGCTGTACAAACTGTCCGACACGCAGGCCCAGGAAATCCTGCAAATGCGCCTGCAACGCCTCACGGGGCTGGAGCAGGACAAGATCGTCCAGGAGTACCGCGAGGTGATGGCGCAGATTGCCGACCTGCTGGACATCTTGGCGCGTCCGGAACGCATTACTGCCATTATCGTCGAGGAACTCACGCTGATCCGCTCGGAATTCGGCGACGAGCGTCGCTCGCAGATTGAGCACAATGCGACCGAGTTGGATACAGAAGACCTCATCACGCCGCAAGATCTGGTGGTGACGCTGTCCCACAGCGGCTACATGAAGAGCCAGCCGATCTCCGAGTACCGCGCGCAGAAGCGCGGCGGGCGCGGCAAGCAGGCCGCCGCCACCAAGGAAGATGACTGGATCGACACGCTATTTGTCGCCAACACGCACGATTACATCCTCTGTTTCTCCAACCGGGGCCGTCTCTACTGGCTCAAGGTATGGGAAGTGCCGCAGGGCAGCCGCAATTCGCGCGGGCGGCCGATCGTGAACATGTTCCCGCTGTCGCCCGGCGAGAAGATCAATGTGATCCTGCCGGTCAAGCAGTTCGATGAGCAGCATTTCGTCTTCATGGCCACCTCCAAGGGCACGGTCAAGAAGACGGCGCTTACCGAGTTCTCCAACCCGCGCAAGGCCGGCATCATCGCCGTGGACCTCGACGAGGGCGATTTCCTGATCGGTGCGGATATCACCGATGGTCAGCACGATGTGATGCTGTTCTCGGACGCGGGCAAGGCTGTGCGCTTCGACGAGAACGATGTGCGTCCGATGGGCCGCCAGGCGCGCGGTGTGCGGGGCATGAATCTGGAGGACGGCCAGCAGGTGATCGCCATGCTGGTGGCGCCGGCCGAGACGGCGGGCGAAGGCGAGCAGGCGGTGGCGGGTAGTGTGCTGGCCGCCACCGAGAACGGCTACGGCAAGCGCACGCCGATCTCCGAGTACACCCGCCACGGCCGTGGCACCAAGGGCATGATCGCCATCCAGACCTCCGAGCGTAACGGCAAGGTGGTCGCGGCCGCGCTGGTGGCGCCCGAGGACGAGATCATGCTGATCACGACCGGTGGTGTGCTGATCCGTACCCGCGTGGATGAGATCCGCGAGATGGGGCGTGCCACCCAGGGCGTCACGCTGATTGCGGTGGGCGAAGGTAACAAATTGTCCGGCCTGCAGCGTGTGGTGGAGTCGGATGCCGAGGGCGAGGATGCTGCTGACGGCGCGACCGAGTCCGATGGCGAAGCGCCCAGCGCGGACGCCACCGAAACATAA
- the serC gene encoding 3-phosphoserine/phosphohydroxythreonine transaminase — translation MNQADRALQASQARVYNFSAGPAVLPTEVLEQAREEMLSWQGSGMSVMEMSHRGREFESIMAQTFADLRELLAVPDNYEILFVQGGAIAENAIVPLNLMRRLSLDAPKADYVVTGTWSVKSQQEARKYGEVNIAASSEAERFHKIPDVSAWKLSDDAAYVHLCTNETIVGVEYQETPDVGQAHGRVVVADVSSHILSRPIDWNGYAVLYGGAQKNIGPAGLTIVIARKDLLGHAHPLCPSAFNWRLVAENGSMYNTPPTYAIYVAGLVFQWLKRQGGVEALETRNIVKAKMLYDFIDASGFYRNDIHPSCRSRMNVPFFLNDESRNEAFLAQARTQGLVQLKGHKSVGGMRASIYNAMPLEGVEALVDFMREFERTAA, via the coding sequence ATGAACCAAGCGGATCGAGCTCTTCAAGCCAGCCAGGCGCGCGTCTACAACTTTTCGGCGGGGCCGGCCGTGTTGCCGACCGAGGTGCTGGAGCAGGCACGGGAAGAGATGCTCTCTTGGCAAGGCAGCGGCATGAGCGTGATGGAGATGAGCCATCGCGGCCGCGAGTTCGAGAGCATCATGGCGCAGACCTTTGCCGACCTGCGCGAATTGCTGGCGGTGCCCGACAACTACGAAATCCTGTTCGTGCAGGGCGGCGCGATCGCCGAGAACGCCATCGTTCCGCTCAACCTGATGCGCCGGCTGTCGCTCGATGCGCCCAAGGCGGACTACGTCGTCACCGGCACGTGGTCGGTGAAGTCGCAGCAGGAAGCGCGCAAATACGGTGAGGTGAACATCGCCGCCTCGAGCGAGGCCGAGCGTTTCCACAAGATTCCGGATGTTTCCGCGTGGAAGCTGTCGGATGACGCGGCTTACGTACATTTGTGCACCAACGAGACCATCGTCGGCGTCGAATACCAGGAGACGCCGGATGTCGGCCAGGCGCATGGGCGCGTGGTGGTGGCCGACGTCTCCAGCCACATTCTGTCGCGGCCGATCGACTGGAACGGTTACGCGGTGCTTTACGGCGGCGCGCAGAAGAATATCGGGCCGGCGGGCCTGACCATCGTGATCGCGCGCAAGGACCTGCTCGGCCATGCGCATCCGCTGTGCCCGTCGGCCTTCAACTGGCGCTTGGTGGCCGAGAACGGCTCGATGTACAACACGCCGCCCACCTACGCCATCTACGTCGCCGGGCTGGTGTTCCAGTGGCTCAAGCGCCAAGGCGGCGTGGAGGCGCTGGAGACCCGCAACATCGTCAAGGCGAAGATGCTGTACGACTTCATCGATGCCAGCGGCTTCTATCGCAACGATATCCATCCGTCGTGCCGGTCGCGCATGAACGTGCCGTTCTTCCTCAACGACGAATCCCGCAACGAAGCCTTCCTGGCGCAGGCGCGCACGCAGGGACTGGTGCAGCTCAAGGGCCACAAGTCCGTGGGCGGCATGCGGGCGAGCATCTACAACGCGATGCCGTTGGAAGGCGTGGAAGCGCTGGTCGACTTCATGCGCGAGTTCGAGCGGACCGCGGCCTGA
- the ompA gene encoding outer membrane protein OmpA, translating into MKKFTKLAFAAAAVAMAASAYAQSVPYEKKAVNDNWGNGTSEWVWKNGTNELCWRNGFWTPATANVQCDGALAPAAAPAQTPAAKPPVTVGTEKVTFAADALFDFDKAVLKPEGKAKLDDLVSKLKNITLEVVIAVGHTDSFGSDKYNDRLSVRRAEAVKGYLVSKGIEANRVYTEGKGKRQLKVDPKSCKGARKAQIACQQPNRRVEVEVVGTRSAQ; encoded by the coding sequence ATGAAAAAATTTACCAAGCTCGCGTTCGCTGCAGCTGCGGTAGCCATGGCTGCGTCCGCTTACGCTCAGTCGGTGCCCTACGAGAAGAAGGCCGTCAACGACAACTGGGGTAACGGTACGAGCGAGTGGGTCTGGAAGAACGGCACGAACGAACTCTGCTGGCGCAATGGTTTCTGGACGCCGGCAACTGCCAATGTGCAGTGCGATGGCGCCCTGGCTCCGGCTGCTGCTCCGGCTCAAACTCCGGCTGCTAAGCCGCCTGTCACCGTCGGCACCGAGAAGGTCACGTTCGCAGCTGACGCCCTGTTCGACTTCGACAAGGCCGTGCTGAAGCCGGAAGGCAAGGCCAAGCTGGATGACTTGGTCTCGAAGCTGAAGAACATCACCCTGGAAGTCGTGATCGCCGTGGGCCACACCGATTCGTTCGGTTCGGACAAGTACAACGACCGCCTGTCGGTCCGTCGTGCTGAAGCCGTGAAGGGCTACCTGGTGAGCAAGGGCATCGAAGCCAACCGCGTCTACACGGAAGGCAAGGGCAAGCGCCAGCTGAAGGTGGATCCGAAGTCCTGCAAGGGCGCTCGCAAGGCACAGATCGCCTGCCAGCAGCCGAACCGCCGCGTGGAAGTCGAAGTGGTCGGCACGCGCAGCGCGCAGTAA
- a CDS encoding glycine zipper 2TM domain-containing protein, which translates to MKQKRVLAGLGIAGLAVLAGCAAPGYGGGYGGAGYGAGGGYAPAPAYGGQPQQPGALYGRVESIEPMQAPANSPGILGTIIGGVAGGVLGHQIGGGTGNTVATIGGAALGALAGNQVERAAGAGGQTVYRVTVRLDDGRVATVTQRNPNNLRVGDRAMVANDQATPSY; encoded by the coding sequence ATGAAGCAGAAACGGGTTCTGGCTGGACTTGGCATTGCAGGTCTAGCGGTGTTGGCAGGTTGTGCAGCGCCTGGCTATGGCGGTGGTTACGGTGGTGCGGGTTACGGCGCGGGCGGGGGTTATGCACCTGCGCCGGCTTACGGTGGCCAGCCCCAACAACCCGGCGCCCTCTATGGCCGGGTCGAGTCGATCGAGCCGATGCAGGCTCCGGCCAACAGCCCCGGCATTCTCGGCACCATCATCGGTGGTGTGGCGGGTGGTGTGCTCGGACACCAGATCGGTGGCGGCACCGGCAATACGGTCGCCACCATCGGTGGCGCGGCGCTGGGCGCCTTGGCGGGCAACCAGGTGGAGCGGGCGGCTGGCGCAGGTGGGCAGACTGTCTACCGGGTGACGGTCCGGCTGGATGACGGTCGGGTCGCCACGGTCACGCAGCGCAACCCGAATAACCTGCGCGTGGGCGATCGTGCAATGGTGGCGAACGACCAGGCGACGCCGTCCTATTGA
- the pheA gene encoding prephenate dehydratase, protein MTSQSDETSQSKDAALAAELAPLRTQIDAIDSQLLTLLSDRAKVAQAVGEVKKRYASPAFRPDRELQVIRKVQSNNPGPLHGESIAAIWREVMSACRGLEQALRIGYLGPTGTFTEQAVIAHFGHEIQPMPCPSIDEVFRAAESGTVDCGVVPVENSTEGVVSRTLDLFLQTSLKISGEIALRVHHNLLHKTGDMSQVKVVRAHAQALAQCQHWLNTNYPHLPREAVSSNAEAARMAGEDETVAALASVQAANRYGLHVVRANVEDDPHNRTRFVVLSNYETEPSGRDQTSLILSVPNEAGAVYRLLAPLAENGVSMCRFESRPARSGAWEYYFYVDVEGHQRDPQVARALEKLRHDAAYFKVLGSYPSAH, encoded by the coding sequence ATGACCAGTCAGTCAGACGAAACAAGTCAAAGCAAAGACGCCGCACTGGCGGCGGAATTGGCGCCGTTGCGCACGCAGATCGATGCCATCGACAGCCAACTGCTCACGCTGCTGTCGGATCGCGCCAAAGTCGCGCAGGCAGTGGGCGAGGTGAAGAAGCGCTATGCGTCGCCGGCGTTCAGGCCGGACCGTGAGCTGCAGGTCATCCGCAAGGTGCAGTCGAATAACCCGGGGCCGCTGCACGGCGAGAGCATCGCCGCGATCTGGCGCGAGGTGATGTCGGCATGCCGTGGCCTGGAGCAGGCGCTGCGCATCGGCTACCTCGGCCCGACCGGGACGTTCACCGAGCAGGCGGTGATCGCGCATTTCGGCCACGAGATCCAGCCGATGCCGTGCCCGAGCATCGATGAGGTGTTCCGGGCAGCGGAGTCCGGCACCGTTGATTGCGGCGTGGTGCCCGTCGAGAACTCGACCGAAGGCGTGGTGTCGCGCACGCTGGACCTGTTCCTGCAGACGTCGCTGAAGATCAGCGGCGAGATCGCGCTGCGGGTGCACCACAACCTGCTGCACAAGACTGGCGACATGTCGCAGGTCAAGGTGGTGCGAGCGCACGCGCAGGCGCTGGCGCAGTGCCAGCACTGGCTCAACACGAACTACCCGCACCTGCCGCGCGAGGCGGTGTCGAGCAATGCCGAGGCCGCGCGCATGGCGGGCGAGGACGAGACCGTCGCCGCGCTGGCGAGCGTGCAGGCGGCCAACCGCTACGGCCTGCATGTGGTGCGGGCCAACGTGGAGGACGATCCGCACAACCGCACGCGCTTCGTGGTGCTCAGCAACTACGAGACCGAGCCCAGCGGGCGCGACCAGACCTCGCTGATCCTGTCGGTGCCGAACGAGGCCGGCGCGGTCTACCGGCTGCTGGCGCCGCTTGCCGAGAACGGCGTATCGATGTGCCGCTTCGAGTCGCGGCCGGCGCGCAGCGGCGCGTGGGAGTACTACTTCTACGTCGACGTGGAAGGCCATCAGCGTGATCCGCAGGTGGCGCGCGCGCTGGAGAAGCTGCGCCACGACGCGGCGTATTTCAAAGTGCTGGGGTCCTATCCCTCGGCACACTGA
- the gph gene encoding phosphoglycolate phosphatase (PGP is an essential enzyme in the glycolate salvage pathway in higher organisms (photorespiration in plants). Phosphoglycolate results from the oxidase activity of RubisCO in the Calvin cycle when concentrations of carbon dioxide are low relative to oxygen. This enzyme is a member of the Haloacid Dehalogenase (HAD) superfamily of aspartate-nucleophile hydrolase enzymes (PF00702).) yields MTRFPDPLGAVLFDLDGTLADTAPDLAAAANKVRVDRGLEPLAYETLRPMASHGARGLIGVAFGVGPEDAEFESLKHAFLANYEADICIHTRLFPGMNDVLAELGRAGVPWGIVTNKHARFTVPLVAQLTFPVPPACVVSGDTTPHSKPHPAPLLHAAEAIGVSSRQIVYVGDDLRDIEAGRAAGMPTIAASYGYCGNGPPPAEWQADALIAHAAELIPLLLASQRA; encoded by the coding sequence GTGACCAGGTTTCCCGATCCGCTGGGCGCGGTGCTATTCGATCTGGACGGCACGCTGGCCGACACGGCGCCCGACCTGGCCGCGGCGGCCAACAAGGTCCGCGTGGACCGTGGCCTGGAGCCGCTTGCCTACGAAACGCTGCGTCCCATGGCATCGCACGGTGCCCGTGGCCTGATCGGGGTGGCCTTCGGCGTGGGGCCGGAAGATGCGGAATTCGAGTCGCTCAAGCATGCCTTTCTGGCCAACTACGAGGCCGATATCTGCATCCACACGCGGCTGTTTCCCGGCATGAACGACGTCCTGGCCGAACTGGGGCGGGCGGGCGTACCGTGGGGAATCGTGACCAACAAGCATGCGCGATTCACCGTACCGCTGGTGGCGCAGCTGACCTTTCCCGTGCCGCCCGCCTGCGTTGTGAGCGGCGACACGACCCCCCACAGCAAACCCCACCCCGCCCCGCTGCTGCATGCGGCCGAAGCGATCGGGGTGTCGTCGCGGCAGATCGTCTATGTCGGCGACGACTTGCGCGACATTGAGGCAGGCCGGGCCGCCGGCATGCCTACCATTGCTGCCAGTTACGGCTATTGTGGTAATGGACCGCCACCCGCGGAATGGCAAGCCGATGCACTGATCGCGCACGCGGCCGAATTGATCCCGCTGCTGCTGGCATCGCAACGCGCCTGA